From the genome of Cottoperca gobio unplaced genomic scaffold, fCotGob3.1 fCotGob3_429arrow_ctg1, whole genome shotgun sequence, one region includes:
- the LOC115005987 gene encoding protein furry homolog-like isoform X3, giving the protein MLSLQDSVFFEISIKSLLKSWSSSSSAPVSSSVSRRRAPPSATPLLWEKHSIAAMSSITIDPELKPGEFVIKSLFAEFAVLAEKKIEMVMAEPLEKPLSRSLQRGEDAQFDQLISSMSSIAEHCLPSLLRTLFDWYRRQSGTEDESYEYRPRSSTKSKGDELHRDKDFLLERRDLAIDFIFCLVSVEVLKQIPLHPVPDVLLHEVLNLAFKHFKHKEG; this is encoded by the exons ATGCTGAGCCTGCAGGATTCGGTCTTCTTTGAGATCAGCATCAAATCTCTGCTCAAATCTTGGAGTAGCAGCT cctctgcgCCCGTCAGCAGCAGCGTGAGTAGACGGCGTGCCCCCCCCTCGGCGACTCCGCTCCTGTGGGAGAAACACAGCATTGCTGCCATGTCGAGCATCACCATCGACCCCGAGCTGAAGCCGGGGGAGTTCGTCATCAAGAGTCTGTTCGCTGAGTTTGCCGTGTTGGCCGAGAAGAAGATCGAGATGGTGATGGCCGAACCGCTG GAGAAGCCTCTGTCCAGGTCCCTGCAGAGAGGGGAAGATGCACAATTTGACCAG TTAATAAGCTCTATGAGCTCCATAGCAGAACACTGTTTGCCCTCGCTGCTGCGCACACTGTTCGACTGGTACCGGCGGCAGAGCGGCACCGAGGACGAGTCCTACGAGTACAGACCTCGATCCAGCACCAAGTCCAAAGG AGACGAGCTGCACCGCGACAAAGATTTCCTCCTGGAGCGAAGAGACTTAGCCATAGACTTCATTTTCTGTTTAGTTTCTGTGGAAGTTCTTAAACAG ATTCCTCTTCATCCAGTGCCAGATGTTCTCTTACACGAAGTTCTTAACCTGGCCTTCAAGCACTTTAAACACAAAGAGGGGTGA